The Candidatus Tanganyikabacteria bacterium genome contains the following window.
GGCCTGGACGGTGCGCCCCTCGCCTTCAGGTTCCTATGACACTGGGTCGATCGTTATGGCATGTCGTCGCTGAAAGGCCCTGCGAAAATCGGTGCTCAGTGCGATCAACAGCCAGCAAGCCGACGCGGTGTTCGACAGCGGCAAGACTTATCCCGTAGGCACCTTGGCAGGTCGCGTCGTCTTGGTTGTTCCACGCACCTTTCGTCCGGGCATCGGGCACAGCCCAGGTCAGGCTAGCACTTTCCGTCTTGCCTTCGTACTCGATGTCGAGATCGGACGGGGGATCGTGATGTCGGCTCATGGAAACGCTCGCCGCCTCGAAGTAAGCTGCACAAACGGCCCATGTCAGGCCGAGATGCCTCTGGTGAAGTTCGTGAAGGGCAGGAAGAGTCGGCTTGTCCATCTGCTCCCTTGCGAGAATCTATCGAACAACAGTGCGAGATCATTACACGAGTCGAGTGCGATTGTCTTATGCCCGACGAACGGTCGCCCGTGACCGATGCCGTAAGTCGTTCTCGCAAAATCTTTGACCGGCCTTTGACAGCTCTCTAAAAACGTGCCGGCAAAATCGCCGGAACCCGCTCTATGACTAGTGGCGCAGGGCAGAATTGAACTGCCGACACCCTGATTTTCAGTCAGGTGCTCTACCAACTGAGCTACCGCGCCGTGGGGGACGAGTCTAACATGGCGCCCTGCTTGACTTCAACCGGCGGCATTCAGCCAATCTTCACCCATCCGCCAGGAAAAATCTTGATGAACCCTCCTTTACCCTTCCTCCACGAGTTGCCATGATCGGCCAGCCTGCGTTATCGGGAGGATGTACCTCAATGCCCAAGGACCTCGCGAAATTGCCAGCCCGCGAGCTGGCGGCTCTGAGCGGCACCGACGACGACGACGTGCTCGAGGAGCAGTGGTGGACCGTCGATCACGACGACGAGGAGGAGCTCGAAGCCAGGACCGCATAGCCGGCTAGACGCCGCGCCACCACGTACCGCTGATTTCGACCGGCCCGCTCCAGACGCGGGCCGGTTTGCTTTCGCAGCGCCGGATTGCTACCTTTGACGCTTGCTGCCATGAACAAGCCCACCTACTACGTCACGACGGCGATCGACTACATCAACGCCGCTCCCCACCTCGGGCACGCCTACGAGAAGATCGCGGCCGACGCGGTGGCCCGGTACTGGCGGCTGAGACTGGGTCCCGACAAGGTGTTCTTCCTGACGGGCACCGACGAGCATGGGGCCAAGATCGAGAAAGTGGCGCGCGACGCCGGGCTGTCGCCCCGGGAGTGGGCGGACAGGACCGTGGAGGCATTCAAGGCGGCCTGGAGCGCGCTGGGCATCACCTACGATCGCTTCATCCGCACGACCGATCCCGACCACGAGGAAGCCGTGGCGCGGATCTTCAAGCGATTGCTCGATCAGGGCGACATCGCCAAGGCCCGCTATGAAGGCTGGTACTGCAAGGGTTGCGAGGAGTTCAAGCTGGAACGCGATCTGCCCGAGGATCGCGTCTGCCCGGTCCACGGCGCTCCGACCGAGTGGACCTCGGAAGAGAATTACGTCTTCCGCATCTCGAAGTACCGCGACCGACTGCGCGACGTGATCGGCTCCGACCCGCGCTTCCTGCAGCCCGAGTCCCGGCGGCGCGAGATCCTCAACCTGCTGGAGGGCTTCCCCGACGTCTCCGTGTCGCGGCAGGCCGTCAAGTGGGGCATCCCGGTGCCGGGCGATTCCGACCACGTGATCTACGTCTGGATCGACGCCCTCTCCAACTACATCACCGGAGTGGGCTACGACGAAGATATGGAGCGGTTTTCGACCTGGTGGCCGGCCGATCTTCACCTGGTGGGCAAGGACATCACCAAGTTCCACGCCATAATCTGGCCGGCGATGTTGCTGGCCCTCGGCGTGGACCTGCCGCGGCAGGTCTACGGCCACGGCTGGGTGCTCTTCGACTCCGCCAAGATGAGCAAGTCCACGGGCAACGTCGTGGCGCCGCGCGATCTGGCCGAGAAGTACGGCGCCGACGCCATCCGCTACTACCTGCTGCGCGACGTGGTCTTCGGCAAGGACGGGGATTTCACCTACGAAGCCTTCGAGGCCCGCGTCAACGCAGATCTGGCAAACAACATGGGAAACGCGCTGAACCGCATCCTGACCTTCGCCGAGCGCCACTTCGACAACGCCGTGGCCCGCCCGGAGACGCCGGCGGGGCCCGAAATCGAGGCCCTGGCGGCACGGGCGGCGGAGGTTCGCTCGGCCTACGAGCGCGCCCTGGACGATCTCGCGCTCCAGGACGCCCTTGCGGCCCTCTGGCAACTGTTCGACGAGGTCAACCTCTTCATCGACCGGCAGGCGCCCTGGTCGCTCGCCAAGCTAGACGACAAGGCTCCCCTGGGCCACGTCATCTGGGCCGTGCTGGAGAGCTTGCGCTGCGCCGCCATCATGGCCTGGCCGGCCGTGCCGGTCCTCGCAGCCAAGATGTGGGAACAGATCGGCGCGCCGGGCATCGTCGAGGCCAGCGCGACCGATCGCCGCTGGGCCGATACCGCCTGGGCAGCCGATCCGCGGGTCGTGTTCCGCACCCGCAAGGTCGGCCCCATCTACCCGCGCATCGGCTCCGAACTGGCCGGCAAGGCCAAGAAGGGCTAGCCGCCCGCCCCGCCCCATGCCCCTGCGCGGCGTCGTCGACTCGCACTGCCACCTCGATCAGCTTCCCGGCTGGCGAGCCGAGGTTCGGCCCGAGCCCGAGGCCGCCCTCTCGGAAATCGCCGAGATCCTCGATCGCGCCGCCGAAGCCGGCGTGGTGCAGACGGTCGTGCCGGGCTGCGCATGGCCTGATTTCGGGCCGGTCGCGATCATCGCGGAGCGCTTCCCCGCGGTCTGGGCCGCCTTCGGCATCCACCCGCATGATGCCGCGACCTGGGATTCAGACGGGCCTCAACGGCTGGCCCGGGCGCTGGCGGGGCCGCGCACGCAGGCCGTCGGGGAGATAGGCCTCGACTACCACTACAACTTCTCGCTCCCCGAAGCACAACGCGAGGCGTTCCGCGCGCAGATCCGCGTCGCCCGCGATATCGGCAAGCCGCTGATCGTGCACACCCGCGAGGCGGAGGCCGATACTCTCGAGATCATG
Protein-coding sequences here:
- the metG gene encoding methionine--tRNA ligase, whose amino-acid sequence is MNKPTYYVTTAIDYINAAPHLGHAYEKIAADAVARYWRLRLGPDKVFFLTGTDEHGAKIEKVARDAGLSPREWADRTVEAFKAAWSALGITYDRFIRTTDPDHEEAVARIFKRLLDQGDIAKARYEGWYCKGCEEFKLERDLPEDRVCPVHGAPTEWTSEENYVFRISKYRDRLRDVIGSDPRFLQPESRRREILNLLEGFPDVSVSRQAVKWGIPVPGDSDHVIYVWIDALSNYITGVGYDEDMERFSTWWPADLHLVGKDITKFHAIIWPAMLLALGVDLPRQVYGHGWVLFDSAKMSKSTGNVVAPRDLAEKYGADAIRYYLLRDVVFGKDGDFTYEAFEARVNADLANNMGNALNRILTFAERHFDNAVARPETPAGPEIEALAARAAEVRSAYERALDDLALQDALAALWQLFDEVNLFIDRQAPWSLAKLDDKAPLGHVIWAVLESLRCAAIMAWPAVPVLAAKMWEQIGAPGIVEASATDRRWADTAWAADPRVVFRTRKVGPIYPRIGSELAGKAKKG
- a CDS encoding TatD family hydrolase; translation: MPLRGVVDSHCHLDQLPGWRAEVRPEPEAALSEIAEILDRAAEAGVVQTVVPGCAWPDFGPVAIIAERFPAVWAAFGIHPHDAATWDSDGPQRLARALAGPRTQAVGEIGLDYHYNFSLPEAQREAFRAQIRVARDIGKPLIVHTREAEADTLEIMRAEGAGEVGGVMHCFTGTRDLALACVDLGFHVSFSGVLCFPKSADLREVARAIPLERTLVETDAPYLAPPPHRGRRNEPAYVVAVIEALAGIHGRPAEEVAEITARNARVLFGLPTP